A window from Plasmodium chabaudi chabaudi strain AS genome assembly, chromosome: 11 encodes these proteins:
- a CDS encoding ribose-5-phosphate isomerase, putative gives MEDLKKVVAYKAVDEYVQSNTTIGLGTGSTVFYVLERIETLMKSGKIKNLVCVPTSIDTEMKAKSLGIPLTGLTKNLKIDIAIDGADEVDSDLNLIKGRGGALVREKLVAANTACFIVIVDESKMCEDGLGTTGAVPIEILSFGYEMIIESLLKISALKNCTYKLREKDGEIFITDNHNYIVDFFFETPIENLVKTCEQIKMTTGVVDHGIFANMASIALISKSNGTILTLNKNK, from the exons atggaGGATCTAAAAAAAGTCGTg GCATACAAAGCAGTCGACGAGTATGTCCAATCTAACACGACAATTGGACTTGGAACAGGGTCCACCGTTTTTTATGTCCTTGAAAGAATTGAAACATTAATGAAAAGTGggaagataaaaaatttagtaTGTGTTCCAACCAGTATAGATACAGAAATGAAG GCAAAAAGCTTAGGAATTCCTTTGACCGgcttaacaaaaaatttaaagatTGATATAGCAATAGATGGTGCTGATGAAGTAGACTCCGacttaaatttaataaaggGACGAGGTGGTGCACTTGTTCGGGAAAAACTAGTTGCAGCAAATACCGCTTGCTTTATAGTT ATCGTTGACGAATCAAAAATGTGCGAAGACGGATTAGGAACAACGGGAGCTGTGCCCATCGAAATTCTGTCTTTTGGTTATGAAATGATAATTGAAagcttattaaaaatatcagctcttaaaaattgtacatataaattaagaGAGAAAGATggagaaatatttataactgataatcataattatattgtcgattttttttttgaaactCCGATTGAAAATTTGGTTAAAACCTGTGAGCAAATTAAAATg ACGACTGGAGTTGTAGACCACGGGATTTTTGCCAACATGGCGAGCATCGCCTTAATAAGCAAATCAAACGGAACAATTTTAACACTAAAcaagaataaataa
- a CDS encoding MORN repeat protein, putative: MENNDKLKIQNSHSYDLIYWKEFFSKNIEKDDVNSFVEIKNNNIIELKNVKINNKYTLTGLIKLDPYSCPCFYEKFQICSNKEKFVGYFKCRHIKGVGEIISNNYTYRGYIYDCKKSKRGSYLLLLINDNNDENKKIIKCDSYKNVSLIYNGIWRNDKRDGQGTLKLSFTKKNNIDHVLKENTKNIIYTGWWKNDKRHFYGIQNYINNNCKYIGFWKKNKKWKYGKIIWYYNKKKEINKKGKKKIQNVYIGEWKNDNLNGIGTYFWFKKKYNNNIITHKNANYDKYFGYWKKGKKNGYGIFYYNCGNKYIGMWKNNKKEGLGYMIHINGTISKCCFKNDVIISEVQINPEYQINNTYTNSICKVINFFFFKKYYNISNKQIQLLYKIIYTNFDLLVDIYERCKTGNTKKENKNKQAKIKTCPNFTLTNLWKIFYKCNILNTNFTLSTLNKLVLDHTTIGEENELFNILKQNIQTNDIELSILKEKKIIKYFFYKSFDLLNILHFVKNKWKNKHISLLREHKTFYEKETKDETNKATSPQDEQPNRINKTQIIENCHDTKNDDITIDTNKDTNNKELHIDGGNDDCKYNYNNLNDRSHLLTDYSKNCKMSNRFCALLKYAIFNKDLYILKDSKELYKIINFNKKKIKIKKILKKIYIFLISNKKQYNNHYLYYVLYSLFESSTPLICLFLSMIRNKNKKKKARPLEMHTNHVAYTHDGNKSNDKEIKLIGSQKCINNQKFSQIDREMLEILQNEDFTTYLKNMVEFTNVHKYNIHEETREISFNCFLSTLVHVSIRLNNFRNITDQFSDIVESLKKNYTKKQNHSYYFGSRKFIMKRKYLTHNNHNNETTEKLMNNNNCTLDLAKDNKTKPTFLSLQNISSELISILKIYVYYFIFYFLIFESKDSFFSIFNIKLDLSIKLRDVLLFLIQLKLVKKSKKKYKPTGYINLDSYSKIARNNNKKKINIKNKVSKILTCSGKNVPKKTLTVQNNDKENSKELLRHEKIKSRKMSLESTRKKDKNNIKKEKKKERKKKRKNCKKKNEQDKETEIKDYPKIGDNQKKKNILTNSKDNKNDLNMLAKDKNCSNEIFLKKKTNIFSLSYFEILSIFSKILNTKNLNLISDSCCDLYFKKLRHTGKRKLHKINKTDMLKICATRYMGIIKRKRKHIVLSFFNSTKKNNNKICRNKTINKNTEGNVKYPTPIYTKKYGMKIAALLDKKLKEFEQNMESHFLIMQSEVFKKGNTIKEKDKKDEKKKIKKYKSTYANNKENCELNKPDNGMLQKTIIKIKRRHEIKKKVYFLKKNYTNYCKNYMNIIDYYNICLTPYELVLFFLKFVKRVKQKRKILSSYSEMLSIFIFRVLLYNTFIIAKKNIQNE, from the coding sequence atggaaaataatgataaactaaaaattcaaaattcACATTCCTATGACTTAATATATTGGaaagaatttttttctaaaaatatagaaaaggATGATGTAAATTCGTTtgtagaaataaaaaataataatataatcgaattaaaaaatgtaaaaattaataataagtaCACACTGACTGGGCTAATAAAACTAGACCCTTATAGTTGTCCTTGCTTTTATGAAAAGTTTCAAATTTGTAGTAATAAGGAAAAATTTGTAggatattttaaatgtaGACATATAAAAGGGGTTGGCGAAATTATTTCAAacaattatacatatagaggttatatatatgattgtaaaaaatcgaaaagaGGATCTTACTTACtccttttaataaatgacaataatgatgaaaataaaaaaattataaaatgtgatagttataaaaatgtgtctttaatatataatggaATCTGGAGAAATGACAAAAGAGATGGACAGGGGACACTAAAATTGagttttacaaaaaaaaataatatagatcatgtcttaaaagaaaatacaaaaaatataatatacactGGATGGTggaaaaatgataaaagaCATTTTTATGGaattcaaaattatattaacaataattgtaaatatatcggtttttggaaaaaaaataaaaaatggaaatatggaaaaattatatggtattataataaaaaaaaagagattaataaaaagggaaagaagaaaatacaaaatgtgtatatagGTGAATGGAAAAATGATAATCTTAATGGGATTGGAACTTATTTTtggtttaaaaaaaaatataataataatataataacacataaaaatgcaaattatgataaatatttcgGATATTGGAAAAAaggcaaaaaaaatggttatggaatattttattataattgcggtaataaatatataggtatgtggaaaaataataaaaaagaaggaTTAGGATATATGATACATATTAATGGAACTATCTCAAAAtgttgttttaaaaatgatgtaATCATTTCGGAGGTACAAATTAATCCTgaatatcaaataaataatacatacaCTAACTCGATATGTAAagtaattaatttttttttttttaaaaaatattataatatttcaaataaacaaatacagttactttataaaattatatacaccAACTTTGATTTGTTAGTAGACATTTATGAGAGGTGTAAAACTGGGaacacaaaaaaagaaaataaaaataagcaagccaaaataaaaacatgtCCCAATTTTACCTTAACAAatttatggaaaatattttataagtgcaatattttaaatacaaaCTTTACCTTATCcactttaaataaattagtaCTTGATCATACAACTATTggtgaagaaaatgaattatttaatattttaaaacaaaatatacaaacaaATGATATAGAATTGTCTATActaaaggaaaaaaaaattataaaatattttttttataaatcttttgatcttttaaatatactaCATTTTGTAAAGaacaaatggaaaaataagCATATCTCACTTTTAAGAGAgcataaaacattttatgaaaaagaaacaaaagACGAGACAAACAAAGCGACATCACCACAAGATGAACAACCAAATCGTATCAATAAAACGCAGATAATAGAAAACTGCCACGATACCAAAAATGATGACATCACCATAGACACAAACAAGGACACTAACAATAAAGAGCTACATATTGATGGGGGAAATGACgattgtaaatataattataataatttaaacgATAGATCACATTTATTAACAGATTAttctaaaaattgtaaaatgtCAAACCGATTTTGTGcccttttaaaatatgctatttttaataaagatttatacatattaaaagatagtaaagaattatataaaataatcaattttaataaaaaaaaaataaaaataaaaaaaattttaaagaaaatatatattttcctaatcagtaataaaaaacagtATAATAATCACTACCTGTACTATGTCTTATATAGCTTGTTTGAATCGTCCACACCTTTGATctgcttatttttatctatgataaggaataaaaataaaaaaaaaaaagctcGACCACTAGAAATGCATACGAATCATGTAGCTTATACACATGATGGTAACAAAAGTAATGAcaaggaaataaaattaatcgGATCCCAAAAGTGCATTAACAATCAAAAATTTAGTCAGATAGATAGAGAAATGTTAGAAATTCTGCAAAATGAGGATTTTACTacgtatttaaaaaatatggttGAATTTACAAATgtgcataaatataatatacacgAAGAAACGAGAGAAATAAGCTTTAACTGTTTTTTGTCAACACTTGTTCATGTATCTATACGATTAAATAACTTTAGAAATATCACTGATCAATTTTCTGACATTGTAGAGAgcttgaaaaaaaattatacaaaaaaacaaaatcaCAGCTATTACTTTGGTAGTAGGAAGtttattatgaaaaggAAGTACCTGACCCataataatcataataatgaaacaaccgaaaaattaatgaacaataataattgcACACTCGATTTAGCGAAAGATAACAAGACAAAACCCACATTTTTGTCATtgcaaaatatatcaagCGAATTGATAAGCATactaaaaatttatgtatattattttattttttactttttaatatttgagTCAAAAGatagttttttttccatttttaacaTAAAATTAGATTTGTCCATAAAACTTAGAGAtgtcttattatttttaattcaacTCAAATTAGtgaaaaaatcgaaaaaaaaatacaaaccAACGggatatattaatttagaCAGCTATTCCAAGATAGctagaaataataataaaaaaaaaattaacataaaaaataaagtgaGTAAAATCCTGACTTGTTCAGGTAAAAATGttccaaaaaaaacattaacAGTACAgaataatgataaagaaaatagcAAAGAATTACTTAgacatgaaaaaataaaaagtagaAAAATGAGTTTGGAGAGTACCAGAAAAaaggataaaaataatataaaaaaagaaaagaaaaaggaaaggaaaaaaaaaagaaaaaattgcaAAAAGAAGAATGAACAAGATAAAGAAACCGAAATAAAGGATTATCCTAAAATTGGAgataatcaaaaaaaaaaaaatatactcaCTAATAgtaaagataataaaaatgaccTGAACATGCTAGCTAAGGATAAAAACTGTtctaatgaaatatttttaaaaaaaaaaacaaatatattttctttgtcatattttgaaattttatcaattttttccaaaatattgaacactaaaaatttgaatttaATAAGTGACTCATGTTgtgatttatattttaaaaaattaagacacactggaaaaagaaaattgcacaaaattaataaaactgATATGCTAAAAATATGTGCAACCCGATATAtgggaataataaaaaggaaaagaaaGCATATTGTACTAAGCTTTTTCAATTCtaccaaaaaaaacaacaacAAAATTTGcagaaataaaacaattaatAAGAATACTGAAggaaatgtaaaatatcCAACCCctatttatacaaaaaaatatggaatgAAAATTGCTGCATTATTAgacaaaaaattgaaagaattcgaacaaaatatggaaaGCCATTTTCTAATTATGCAATCTGAAGTATTTAAGAAAGGAAACAccataaaagaaaaagataaaaaagatgaaaaaaaaaaaattaaaaaatataaatcaacTTATGCTAATAATAAGGAAAATTGCGAATTGAATAAGCCTGATAATGGAATGTTacaaaaaacaattataaaaattaaaagacgacatgaaataaaaaaaaaagtgtatttcttaaaaaaaaattatacaaactattgtaaaaattatatgaatataattgactattataatatttgtcTTACTCCATATGAgcttgttttattttttttaaagtttgTTAAAAGagttaaacaaaaaagaaaaatattatcttcATACAGTGAAATGctatccatttttatattccgTGTTTTGTTGtataatacatttattatagcaaaaaaaaatatccaaAATGAATAG
- a CDS encoding inositol polyphosphate multikinase, putative, which yields MGKKDKLTSGKLQEDRNICLSGLANYNSNDKHGRRIYNYIKENLPSSMLNCKLNINGTASNENTFLNLYNDIHTNDKHKIFNFPTTKFDHLFIDMPNDSDCGDNYDRNGSISHNVASRGNKIKYPENDNALAYLKTLNNGELDDENECDKLSSYEKKTEQNSESDWNPYLNDGSNIVTSSDIASSAESNVDTLTNSLGINIDLLNCDNEENNITEIYGNSKNATKGSLTMTCDSESWCANNFENGVENENNNDSSKILYNLTGVKLTGTSIMLCDKNEKYIYKIIPFFKNGESKFYMNAVRSYNQVYGTFQNKNTQFANDEYYSFYVNMLEKMNSRMGENLFEGIQNVNKNYEKNINTVNFYGASKKIKIKNDSSANTKYVNDNTEKENSFLHKLSNGYDSEERKDNNVLAFLVKEKLIPKCYDIVPVYQCRENKIDNPPMGNKQTNEYFCNSHEKNQSDSPILSNPSEKWKIFMGNKNMKNDNKIEDSNEMDRMQLALKLKRICSKIKYDDQHLIDLKLGYNSIKDNDIFFNEELIRESESIDWDSRENYIKRWSKMKKDIRKIYKNNIDQYIIQITAKDLNLPEQFYKYNSNEIYFLLKSWKQEMSSLKTTQRTLGFRICAFIYYIKYSNLLTTEEIDDLYNKVLKSYNNSNNTTQNGKLKKYNEKKIEINECYDKLNHVLKISREYGMKLHDELVLYFLEIFLKNIVNIILPKLIKLKIWLENQSLYTFCSTSILIIYDKNNPSSCDMRWIDFTYSFENFNSFKNDNPINKKFNLDIIFGVNNLIKICKNIIVNKNIPIPISSNNQKEKNVSIGGHSNES from the coding sequence ATGGGCAAAAAGGATAAACTAACTTCTGGTAAACTCCAGGAGGATAGAAATATCTGTTTAAGCGGCTTGGCGAATTATAATAGCAATGATAAACATGGTAGGaggatatataattatataaaagaaaatctACCTAGTAGTATGTTAAATTGTAAGCttaatataaatggtaCAGCAAGTAATGAAAATACTTTTCTTAACTTATACAATGATATACACACAAAtgataaacataaaatctTTAACTTTCCAACGACAAAGTTTGACCACCTATTTATTGACATGCCTAATGATAGCGATTGTGGAGATAATTACGATAGAAATGGGTCGATAAGTCATAACGTTGCATCTCGGggcaataaaattaaataccctgaaaatgataatgcaCTCGCTTATTTAAAAACGTTAAACAATGGCGAATTAGACGATGAAAATGAATGTGATAAGTTGAGTAGCTATGAAAAAAAGACGGAACAAAATTCTGAAAGTGATTGGAATCCTTATTTAAACGATGGAAGTAATATTGTAACATCTAGTGATATAGCTAGCAGTGCGGAAAGTAATGTTGATACTTTAACTAATAGCTTaggtataaatatagaccTACTTAATTGtgataatgaagaaaataatatcacAGAAATATATGGTAACTCAAAAAATGCTACAAAAGGGAGTCTCACTATGACCTGTGATTCGGAAAGTTGGTGTGCAAACAATTTTGAGAATGGCgttgaaaatgaaaataataatgacagtagcaaaatattgtataacCTTACGGGGGTTAAATTAACGGGAACATCAATTATGTTatgtgataaaaatgaaaagtatatatataagataattccgttttttaaaaatggcgaatcaaaattttatatgaatgcAGTCCGTTCATATAATCAAGTGTATGGTACTTTTCAAAATAAGAACACACAATTTGCTAATGATGaatattattctttttatgttaatatgttagaaaaaatgaattcaAGAATGGGTGAAAACCTATTTGAAGGCATTcaaaatgttaataaaaattatgaaaaaaatataaatactgtaaatttttatggtgcatcaaaaaaaataaaaataaaaaatgatagcAGTGCTAATACTAAATATGTGAATGACAATACTGAGAAGGAAAACTCATTTTTGCACAAACTTAGTAATGGTTACGATAGTGAAGAAAGaaaagataataatgtGTTGGCATTTTTAGTTAAAGAAAAGTTGATACCCAAATGTTATGATATAGTTCCTGTTTATCAATGtagagaaaataaaattgataatCCTCCAATGGGTAATAAGCAGActaatgaatatttttgtaacaGTCATGAAAAGAACCAATCGGATTCACCAATTTTAAGCAATCCTTCtgaaaaatggaaaatatttatgggtaataaaaatatgaaaaatgataataaaatagaagaTAGTAATGAAATGGATCGAATGCAACTGGCATTAAAACTTAAAAGAATTTGTAGTAAAATCAAATATGATGATCAGCATTTAATAGATTTAAAATTAGGATATAATAGCATAAAagataatgatatattttttaatgaagAATTAATAAGAGAAAGTGAATCTATAGATTGGGACAGTagagaaaattatattaaaagatggtcaaaaatgaaaaaggatataagaaagatatataaaaataatattgatcaatatataatacaaattacAGCAAAGGATTTAAATTTGCCAgaacaattttataaatataatagtaatgaaatttattttttattaaaatcatGGAAACAAGAAATGAGTTCGTTAAAAACGACACAGAGAACTTTGGGTTTTCGTATATgtgcatttatttattatattaaatattctaaCCTTTTAACAACGGAAGAAATCgatgatttatataataaggttttaaaaagttacaacaatagtaataatactaCCCAGAATGGAaagctaaaaaaatataatgaaaaaaaaatcgagaTAAATGAATGttatgataaattaaatcatgttttaaaaattagtaGAGAATATGGAATGAAATTACATGATGAGTtggttttatattttcttgaaatttttttaaaaaatattgttaatattatattaccaaaattaattaaattaaaaatatggttAGAGAATCAAtctttatatacattttgttCAACATCCATATTAATCATTtatgacaaaaataatCCTTCATCTTGTGATATGAGATGGATCGATTTTACCTACTcgtttgaaaattttaattcctttaaaaatgataatccaataaataaaaaatttaatttagaCATTATTTTCGgtgtaaataatttaatcaaaatatgcaaaaatataattgttaataaaaatattccaaTTCCTATTTCTTCAAATAAtcagaaagaaaaaaatgtgtcTATAGGTGGACATTCAAATGAGAGTTAA
- a CDS encoding aspartate--tRNA ligase, putative: MKFPTHRKHNILKGLICFFLAILYYLNILKFENIIICCYNIKSRTRFYKNKNKNTKRCVNLFIGNDKNGVSSLRKRNILNLINHKNEKTFNKLNYFINNGLIQGQPSIPNSWQPKPWKYNHNFKTKLNFFNKNKEYYNKYIKNSLPNKYFKKNYFFTFKRDTKLNSQNDHPQLSKPNKTLNDVPEFVNKNTEGPFPNPILISLSEVFDFSLFYGTGMNRKYYKYGDIIKYVENNIGGTRFIENININNNLNKNYDQLKDNEETYFDDKPILVRGRIERKDKQSQRIILYLRQNSGLYIVCAYEKKKNINENGQAEQDEMYAYIKNLKNETVVDIIGNIKINKKLYKHKIPHIESIYNQKRLEIQIKNIYKIAESYYVPPILPNDVPFLRTSILGNDQTSFKTDPLYEHAEEEEDKRKDVYNDVDKQTEGTIPPSLLDGNTSDCLINDDHQLDSQNVRDTNEGTNKGSEKNEIEYSESDYFCLNYRNSINQLIFNLKNLIIKKMRYMLGEDKYIEVFTPKLVRIDKPPKNKNNLSTQVDNVNLFEKKEINKTKDNDNNTSMEKYTELNGSEGGSNCFKIENENIILAQSPQFYKQMIINYDYEKIFEINYSYRNEKFHSTKHLNEFLSLDIEQVIYNNYYEVIIYIYNFLKNIINYINTNFNQEINLINLSYGKKNAHTKYEPTMVTTTPVVLSFCEAHDILKKYYYVKNGTPFCSCKKSIQDGYIHDDQYNMRVKILNENEKNKLKKNIIFEDGDQNGQLHNVYYNNKIANNYKIDINNCENNYADNTNQDLSPQSVYSFLNKVDKNEIYNDILQFYNNIYDETMSTSKAEENKNCNKPTPSFFPNHTQFDKTCDMKTCQCMAANNENLFDLEKNSFNDNPHGYSHFSGISKYLEKNKNIKISVKEKNEIKKLKELYIYEKDFTNDELNYLYLFIKYNFNTDIFIIDQYPLHLRPFYSLSNLYDLRFTNSFDFIYKGTEIISGSQRINNLPLLLLRILKESINDNKDEGNRIDVSSYLQINKTNFNLSNYLDDLQKLINKNSTLYKYINSFTYSSKPHAGMALGLDRFFMLLFNLTNIKKTTYS; this comes from the coding sequence atgaaatttcCTACTCACAGGAAACACAATATATTGAAAGGACTGATCTGTTTTTTCCTCGCTAttttatactatttaaatatattaaaatttgaaaatattattatatgttgttataatataaaaagccGAACaagattttataaaaataaaaataaaaatacaaaaagaTGTGTGAATCTATTCATTggtaatgataaaaatgggGTGAGTAGTTTGAGAAAAAGGAATATTCTCAACTTGATAAAccataaaaatgaaaaaactTTCAACAAATTAAACTACTTTATAAACAATGGACTAATACAAGGGCAACCATCCATTCCTAACTCATGGCAACCCAAACCGTGGAAATACAAtcacaattttaaaacgaaattaaatttttttaataaaaataaagagtattataataaatatatcaaaaattcTCTAcctaataaatattttaaaaaaaattatttttttacattcaAAAGAGATACCAAACTCAACTCTCAAAATGATCATCCTCAATTGTCGAAACCAAACAAAACTCTTAATGATGTACCAGAgtttgtaaataaaaatacagaaGGACCTTTTCCCAATCCAATTTTAATAAGCTTGTCTGAAgtttttgatttttctcttttctATGGAACTGGAATGAATaggaaatattataaatatggcgatatcataaaatatgtggaaaataatatagggGGTACTAgatttattgaaaatataaacataaataataatttaaataaaaattacgATCAACTAAAAGATAATGAAGAAACGTATTTTGATGACAAGCCAATATTAGTTCGAGGACGAATAGAAAGAAAAGATAAACAGTCACAacgaattattttatatttaagaCAAAATAGTGGACTATACATTGTTTGtgcatatgaaaaaaaaaaaaatataaatgaaaatggaCAAGCAGAACAAGATGaaatgtatgcatatattaaaaatttaaaaaatgaaactgTTGTAGATATTAtaggaaatataaaaattaataaaaaattatataaacataaaataccACATATtgaaagtatatataaccAAAAGCGATTGgaaatacaaattaaaaatatttacaaaatcgCTGAATCTTATTATGTTCCTCCTATACTACCTAATGATGTTCCATTTCTTAGGACATCCATATTAGGCAACGACCAAACCTCTTTCAAAACAGATCCCCTTTATGAGCATGCTGAAGAGGAAGAGGACAAAAGAAAAGATGTTTATAATGACGTGGATAAGCAAACCGAGGGTACTATTCCGCCATCTCTTTTAGACGGTAATACAAGTGACTGCTTGATTAATGACGATCATCAATTGGATTCCCAAAATGTAAGGGACACCAATGAGGGTACAAACAAAGGGagcgaaaaaaatgaaatcgAATATTCGGAAAGcgattatttttgtttaaattataGAAATTCGATAAATcaacttatttttaatttaaaaaatttgataataaaaaaaatgagatACATGCTAGGGgaagataaatatatagaagtATTCACTCCCAAACTAGTAAGAATAGATAAGCcaccaaaaaataaaaataatttgtcGACCCAAGTTGATAATGTAAATTTGTTTgagaaaaaggaaataaataaaactaaagataatgataataatacaagtatggaaaaatatacagAACTAAATGGATCCGAAGGAGGGTCAAACTGCTTTAAgattgaaaatgaaaatataatacttGCACAAAGCccacaattttataaacaaatgatAATTAACTATGACTATGAAAAAATctttgaaataaattattcatatagaaatgaaaaatttcaTAGTACTAAGcatttaaatgaatttttatcattagaTATTGAAcaagttatatataataattattatgaagtaataatatatatttataattttttaaaaaatataattaattatattaatacaaattttaatcaagaaataaatttaattaatttaagttatggcaaaaaaaatgcacacACAAAATATGAGCCTACTATGGTTACTACTACTCCTGTAGTTCTGTCGTTTTGTGAAGCCcatgatatattaaaaaaatattactatgtaaaaaatggtaCCCCGTTTTGTAgttgtaaaaaaagtatacaAGATGGATATATACATGATGACCAATATAACATGCgtgtaaaaattttaaatgaaaatgaaaaaaataaattaaaaaaaaatattatttttgagGATGGTGATCAGAATGGACAATTACATAATGTTTACTATAACAATAAGATTGCAAATAATTACAaaattgatataaataattgtgaaaataattatgctGACAATACAAATCAAGACTTATCTCCACAATCAGTCTACTCGTTTTTGAACAAggttgataaaaatgaaatttacAATGATATACTCCAATTTTACAACAACATATATGATGAAACAATGTCTACAAGTAAAgcagaagaaaataaaaattgtaataaacCCACACCGTCTTTTTTCCCTAATCATACACAGTTTGATAAAACTTGTGACATGAAAACATGTCAATGCATGGCagcaaataatgaaaaccTCTTtgatttagaaaaaaacagTTTTAATGATAACCCCCATGGATATTCCCATTTTAGCGGAATAAGCaaatatttagaaaaaaataaaaatataaaaataagtgtaaaagaaaaaaatgaaatcaaaaaattaaaagaattatatatttatgaaaaagatTTTACTAATGATGAacttaattatttatatttatttataaaatataattttaatacagatatatttataattgatCAATACCCATTACACCTTAGACCGTTTTATAGTTTAAGTAACTTATATGATTTACGATTTACAAATAgttttgattttatttataaaggAACTGAAATTATATCAGGTAGCCaaagaataaataatttaccaTTGCTATTACTTCGTATATTAAAGGAAAGCATAAATGATAACAAAGATGAAGGTAATAGAATAGACGTATCCTcttatttacaaataaataaaacgaattttaatttatcaaattatcTTGAtgatttacaaaaattaataaataaaaattctacattatataaatatattaattcatTTACCTATTCTTCCAAACCACATGCTGGAATGGCTTTAGGCTTGGatcgtttttttatgttactATTCAATTtgacaaatataaaaaaaacaacataCTCCTAA